The Pseudanabaena sp. ABRG5-3 genome includes the window GTTGTAGTGGTGCATATAGCGCTTCTTCGCATCAGGATGCAAATCGTCCATTTCCTGAGCATCTCCAGGAGTGCCAAGGGTAGCGATCGACAATACCTGTGTCAGACCACGATTAAACAAACCACTACCATGCACACGAGGTAATACGCTGACTTCTGTCCAGATGGGGCGCACTTCGTCGAGTTTACGTCCATCAATGCGCACACTCTGCTCGATCACCTGCAATCGCATCAGCTTTTTGGTAAGTTCCTTATAGGTGGCGCTGACCACTTTTTTGTCCGCAGCAATTTTGATCGGATCTTCGTCGGGCAAAGCAGCGATCGCTTCTAAAAGCTCAGCTTTGATCGCATCAAGGTTAGCGTCACGGACATTGCGATCCTTTTCACAGCTAGCAACTACCTCCGCAACTTTATCCTTGACTGTATCAGCAATAAAGTTTTCTAAAGTTGGATCAGTTTCAGGAGCTGTGAGGTCGGGAGGGGCAATTCCTAGCTCTTGGATCAAATCAAGTTGAGCCTTGATTAGCTCTTGCACTGCTTCATAGCCAAAGTCGATCGCCTCGATCATGTCGGCTTCAGGCAATTGATTAGCCCCAGCTTCCACCATGATGATTCCTTCGGCAGTACCAGCGACAACCAGATCTAGATCACCCGCTTCAACTTCAGCATAGGTGGGATTGATAATGAATTCATCACCGACTAGTCCAACTCTTACCCCTGCCATAGGCCCCATAAAGGGTAGTCCTGCAATTAGTGCCGCCAATGACGCACCAGTTACCGCTAAGACATCGGGGGGGACTTTTTCATCGATCGCCATAGTAGTAGCGACGATCTGGATATCATCACGCAACCAATTGGGGAACAAGGGACGCATGGGGCGATCGATCAACCGACAGATCAATGTTGCTTTTTCAGGTGGTCTACCTTCACGACGCAGGAACCCACCAGGAATCCGCCCTGCGGCATATAAACGCTCTTCGTAATCCACAAGGAGGGGTACAAAATCTACACCTTCACGAGCAGGACCTCTGGTCGCTGTTACTAAAATTGCGGTTTCCCCACACTGGACTAATACTGAGCCGCCAGCCTGAGGTGCAAACGTGCCAATTCTTAATTTAATTTCCCTGCCATAAAAAGGGATAATTTTTGTTACGGCATCCATCTATAATCTTCTTCCGTTTTGACTTTTTTCTCTTTATATATCTCGCAATGTTAGCACTGATGTAGTAAAGTCTGTCGCTTGCAGTCGAGAAAGTAGATAACAACGCAAAGTACACCTATCTACTTTCTGGTAGCAGTTCTTACGCTGATATAGATAATGAAAAAACTGTAAACCAAGACAAATCTGGGTTTTACGATTTTTAAATTCTCGTAGATAATTGGAAAATCTGAATGAAAATCTTGATAAGTACTCGATAAATATTTATTAACGTTTGTTAGACTGCATCTGAATTAATAAACGTTTGATTAACATGATTGCCGTCTGCTTTATAGAACTTAATAATTGACGAATTCCGCCAAAGCTTCCCATCATTTTCCAGATAAATACAACCCAGTGCCAACCCTTGACGATTTCTCCCCAGAGAGTAATCTTTTCGGGGGTAGCGACTTCTGCCTCAGGTGTAGCAGCTTTGACTTCGTCTGAAGTATTGAAGTTTGATTGCTGAGTCATAATTTTACTTTACTAGCAAGGGTTTGAAAGTCTAATAATGCGACATTCTTAGATTTGATATGTAGCATTATCTAGGTATTCGCGGATCGCGTAAAGCTGGTTACGTCCTAAAACCAAGAAGAGAGTTACGGCAAACCTTATTCTTGTTTCTAGGTAGCTTGGCATAAATGAATAACCCCATCCGCTTGCGGCGGGGTTATTCATTTATGCCAAGCTACTTATGCCCAAAGTTGCCAACATGTTAAAAATTAAGAAAATTAAATCTTTAGAGGCTATTCGTTATTAAAATGGAATAAAGAGAATAAAAATTTCTCAAATTCCAAATTTGTTGTCCGAATTGCAGTGTTAGGTAGGAATTATGTTTAAAACTGTTTTATTTCCTTTAAACAGAAGTCAAGAAACCCGCCAAGCTGTAGCCGTTGCGATCGATATAGTGCAGAAATATCACGCGCAACTATATATACTGTCGGTTACTGAGCATGATGCCAATGATAGCGATCGCACTTCATCCCAAGATTTGATTGAAGAAGTAAAGACTTATTTTGCAGAAGTGGGCATTTCCATCCAAACAAAGATAGCTGAGGGAAAAGCAGCTTTTGTAATTTGTGATTTTGCTGATGAAATTAACGCTGATTTAATTGTTATGGGTTCAAGGGGATCGAGTTTGACCGAAGAGCATCCTGATGAAAATAGTGTCAGTCAAAAAGTGATTAATCTATCACCCTGTCCTGTTTTAGTTGTCCCATAAAATTCTGAAAGGGTTGCGAAGTAACCCTTTCAGAATTTCAAGTTAATAGCGACTCAGAATTTGATGGATAGCTAATGCTGTCCAATCAACATCATCTTCAGTTGTAGATTTACCTAGAGTGATACGAATACTATTTCTTGCTGCTGCCTCTGAATAGCCCATTTTCAATAAAATCTGGCTTGGCTCGATCGCACCACTACTACAAGCAGAACCAGAACTAATAGCAATACCTGCGTAATTTAGTTCGCGCACAAGGCGACGACCATCGAGATATTGATGATAAAAGCTGAGATGATGAGGTAATCTTTCCTTACTGCCTGTGGTGATGAGATCGGGAATATCGGCAAGCAGAGTATAGAGGCGATCGCGTAATTTTTTGAGCCTTTGAGATTCATTAACTAATTCTTTTTCGGCTAGCTCGGCAGCAAGACCAAGCCCTGCGATCTCCGCGACTGCTTGCGTGCCAGATCGATAACCACGCTCCTGTCCACCACCTAAAGTGAGGGGAACTAGTGATTGCTTTTTAATAATTAGGGGATGAATATATAGCGCTCCGATTCCCTGAGTGCCATAAAACTTATGCGCTGAGAGGGATAACAGATCAACTGGTAATGTCTTCATATTAAGCGGCATCTTCCCAACCGCTTGGACTGCATCGGTATGAAATAAGACGTTGGCGTTACGACAAATTTGTCCTAGTTTCTCAATGGGTTGAATTGTACCAACTTCATTTTGGGCAGTAATTATTGACACCAGTACAGTGTTAGGACGCAGCGATCGCTCTAAATCCTGAGAAGATACTTTGCCTTCGCAATCAACTGGTAATCGTGTAATTTCCCAACCATGCTGTTCGAGATACTGGGCAGGTAAACGTACTGCTGAATGCTCAACTGAGGAGATAATCATGTGCTGTGGTGTTTGATATTGTCGTGCAATCCCCATCAAAGCCATATTGTCCGACTCTGTACCACCTGACGTAAAAATTATGCCTTCAGGATCTGCGTTCAGTAAACTTGCTACTTGCAAGCGGGCGCGTTCGATCGCCATAGTTGAACGTTCACCCCACCAGTGGAGGCTAGAGGGGTTGCCCCACTGCAATCGCATTACTTCTGTCATGAGGTCAATGACTTCTGGTCGCGCAGGGCTGGTAGCACCATGATCTAGATATATTTGCATAAATCAATTTTAGCGGTTTGTTGAGTGTGCCTATAAAT containing:
- the pnp gene encoding polyribonucleotide nucleotidyltransferase; the protein is MDAVTKIIPFYGREIKLRIGTFAPQAGGSVLVQCGETAILVTATRGPAREGVDFVPLLVDYEERLYAAGRIPGGFLRREGRPPEKATLICRLIDRPMRPLFPNWLRDDIQIVATTMAIDEKVPPDVLAVTGASLAALIAGLPFMGPMAGVRVGLVGDEFIINPTYAEVEAGDLDLVVAGTAEGIIMVEAGANQLPEADMIEAIDFGYEAVQELIKAQLDLIQELGIAPPDLTAPETDPTLENFIADTVKDKVAEVVASCEKDRNVRDANLDAIKAELLEAIAALPDEDPIKIAADKKVVSATYKELTKKLMRLQVIEQSVRIDGRKLDEVRPIWTEVSVLPRVHGSGLFNRGLTQVLSIATLGTPGDAQEMDDLHPDAKKRYMHHYNFPPYSVGEARPMRSPGRREIGHGALAERALLPVLPSKSEFPYILRVVSEVLSSNGSTSMGSVCGSTLALMDAGVPISKPVSGVAMGLIKEGEEVRILTDIQGIEDFLGDMDFKVAGTDTGITALQMDMKITSISMSTVREAITQAKTGRAHIMSKMLEILPAPRPQLSPYAPRLLTIRIDPEQIGMIIGPGGKNIKGITEETGAKIDIEDDGTVMISSMSGEGALKAKRIIENMTRRVGSGDVYLGKVTRIIPIGAFVEFLPGKEGMVHISQLAEGRVGKVEDEVAVGDEVLIKIREVDSRGRFNLTRLGIHPDEAAAARAAAATNA
- a CDS encoding universal stress protein, with translation MFKTVLFPLNRSQETRQAVAVAIDIVQKYHAQLYILSVTEHDANDSDRTSSQDLIEEVKTYFAEVGISIQTKIAEGKAAFVICDFADEINADLIVMGSRGSSLTEEHPDENSVSQKVINLSPCPVLVVP
- a CDS encoding cysteine desulfurase family protein codes for the protein MQIYLDHGATSPARPEVIDLMTEVMRLQWGNPSSLHWWGERSTMAIERARLQVASLLNADPEGIIFTSGGTESDNMALMGIARQYQTPQHMIISSVEHSAVRLPAQYLEQHGWEITRLPVDCEGKVSSQDLERSLRPNTVLVSIITAQNEVGTIQPIEKLGQICRNANVLFHTDAVQAVGKMPLNMKTLPVDLLSLSAHKFYGTQGIGALYIHPLIIKKQSLVPLTLGGGQERGYRSGTQAVAEIAGLGLAAELAEKELVNESQRLKKLRDRLYTLLADIPDLITTGSKERLPHHLSFYHQYLDGRRLVRELNYAGIAISSGSACSSGAIEPSQILLKMGYSEAAARNSIRITLGKSTTEDDVDWTALAIHQILSRY